One genomic window of Ruminococcus gauvreauii includes the following:
- a CDS encoding GntR family transcriptional regulator, translated as MHSKKHLYELTYNHLREQILNCQLECGSRLPSIQQLANMYHVSTKTIRTVLRLLQEDGLIQTRERQRAVVIHQAPFLKKECASIRSITRKRSAVLDICRTMELLMPDILAFCSRFVKVYELANYERAVKWIRRPVLTGSWQICSDILHDVLLSSGNFLFSSMYKSLEIYAEVPFLAEYQRFVTGYTPFIETHHVDWILDSLQLNSAAIQRRFAEHYRQNYQAMEKSFHLLSALHPYAEDEDSPAFTWETKWGWDLLYKKVGRDLIDKIGTGVYPPGRLLPSEACLMKEYGVSLSTIRRALRVLQELGFIKTCNGRGSIALSHKNWRIQSTTHNPEYQEGTFVYLCALQLNTFLIRPAAALTYDHLDSAALQELQDHLLHSPQSHLKAWMDCILPRVPLYPLRVILEQVNEILNWGYFYSFYSGASSNMQRLNKLGLMALSSLQNDNREGFVNSLCDGYLYLFQTIRSYLLQNGYTQAEQLALPRRI; from the coding sequence TTGCACTCAAAAAAACACCTGTACGAACTCACCTATAACCATTTAAGAGAACAGATACTTAACTGTCAGCTAGAATGCGGCAGCCGTCTTCCATCCATTCAGCAGCTCGCAAACATGTATCATGTCAGCACTAAAACGATCAGAACTGTACTGAGGCTGCTGCAGGAAGATGGGCTGATCCAGACGCGCGAGCGGCAACGGGCGGTAGTGATCCACCAGGCGCCGTTTTTAAAAAAAGAATGTGCCTCTATCCGCTCGATTACCCGAAAACGTTCTGCCGTTTTAGACATCTGCCGAACGATGGAATTACTTATGCCCGATATCCTTGCTTTCTGCTCCAGATTCGTCAAAGTCTATGAACTGGCAAACTATGAAAGGGCAGTCAAATGGATAAGAAGACCGGTACTGACAGGCAGTTGGCAGATCTGTTCAGACATTTTGCACGATGTACTTCTGTCCTCTGGAAACTTCCTCTTCAGCAGTATGTACAAATCGCTTGAAATCTACGCCGAGGTGCCCTTTCTGGCAGAATACCAGCGCTTTGTGACCGGCTATACACCATTTATCGAGACTCACCATGTTGACTGGATTCTGGACAGCTTACAGCTAAACAGCGCTGCCATACAGCGCAGATTTGCTGAGCACTACCGCCAGAACTATCAAGCGATGGAAAAATCATTTCATCTGTTGTCAGCTCTGCATCCGTATGCAGAAGACGAAGACAGCCCTGCTTTTACCTGGGAAACAAAGTGGGGCTGGGACCTGCTTTATAAAAAAGTCGGCCGTGATTTAATAGATAAGATCGGTACCGGCGTATATCCTCCAGGACGGCTGCTGCCATCGGAAGCTTGTCTGATGAAAGAATACGGCGTATCCCTGTCCACGATTCGAAGGGCACTTCGGGTTCTTCAGGAGCTGGGTTTCATAAAAACCTGCAATGGCAGAGGAAGCATTGCACTTTCTCATAAGAACTGGCGTATCCAGAGCACGACACACAATCCGGAATATCAGGAGGGCACCTTTGTCTATCTGTGCGCATTACAGTTGAACACCTTCCTCATACGCCCGGCGGCTGCTTTAACCTATGACCATTTAGATTCTGCGGCCCTGCAGGAACTGCAGGATCACCTCCTGCACTCTCCCCAGAGTCATCTGAAGGCATGGATGGACTGTATTCTTCCCCGTGTACCTTTATATCCGCTGAGAGTGATCCTGGAACAAGTCAATGAGATTTTAAACTGGGGGTATTTCTATTCTTTTTACTCCGGTGCCAGTTCGAACATGCAGAGGCTGAACAAGCTGGGGCTCATGGCGTTATCGTCTCTTCAGAATGATAACAGGGAGGGCTTTGTCAATAGTCTCTGTGATGGATACCTGTACCTCTTTCAGACAATCCGCAGCTATTTGCTCCAGAACGGATACACGCAGGCGGAACAGCTGGCTCTGCCCAGGAGGATATGA
- a CDS encoding helicase associated domain-containing protein → MGNRTYRAQTWEDWYQDARGYSKTFGNLLVPHNYVTAEGYRLGRWIERQRAMYNGVLPSSLNPVRCHQLENIGMIWKLENRYAWEEWISEAKEYHQEHQDLNVPADYITKGGCRLGFWIKEQRKKYKACQLTKKQIQELEQYKMVWSFYERKDWTYWFRLAEGYYQKHGDLLVPAGYTTSGGEKLGSWIAVQRERYCGKNGRKCLTQEQTEALDGISMVWMPEVVREERWNTMIRWIEDYKNQHDCLPLKPTLKAPDGRSMGNWICTQRMALRKGKVSNDRRKRLKNLGILPFGGTEQE, encoded by the coding sequence ATGGGAAACAGGACATATCGGGCACAGACCTGGGAAGATTGGTATCAGGATGCCAGAGGTTATTCAAAAACCTTTGGAAATTTGCTGGTTCCGCATAATTATGTGACTGCAGAGGGCTATCGTCTGGGGAGGTGGATTGAGCGGCAGAGAGCAATGTATAATGGGGTGCTGCCATCTTCTCTGAATCCGGTACGCTGTCATCAATTAGAAAATATAGGTATGATTTGGAAACTGGAAAACCGTTATGCATGGGAGGAGTGGATCTCTGAGGCGAAAGAATATCATCAGGAACATCAGGATCTGAATGTGCCTGCGGATTATATCACAAAAGGAGGATGCCGGCTGGGATTCTGGATAAAGGAACAGCGCAAAAAGTATAAGGCATGTCAATTGACAAAGAAACAGATCCAGGAGTTAGAACAATACAAAATGGTATGGAGTTTCTATGAAAGAAAAGACTGGACTTATTGGTTCCGGCTTGCAGAGGGGTATTATCAGAAACACGGTGACTTGTTGGTTCCCGCCGGCTATACCACATCAGGCGGGGAGAAACTGGGCAGCTGGATTGCGGTTCAGCGCGAGCGGTACTGCGGTAAAAACGGCAGAAAGTGTCTGACTCAGGAGCAAACGGAAGCGCTGGATGGAATTTCCATGGTATGGATGCCTGAGGTCGTGCGGGAAGAAAGGTGGAATACAATGATCCGGTGGATAGAAGATTACAAAAACCAGCATGACTGTCTGCCGCTGAAACCAACACTCAAGGCTCCGGACGGACGCAGCATGGGAAATTGGATTTGTACTCAGAGAATGGCGCTCAGGAAAGGTAAGGTATCAAACGACAGAAGAAAACGTCTGAAGAACCTCGGCATTCTTCCGTTTGGAGGTACCGAACAGGAATGA
- a CDS encoding tyrosine-type recombinase/integrase: MQQITNHELSVFEKWLKQEEKSQATLEKYMRDIRHFLAFLGDRKISKEVTIAYKEYLAKEYAPASVNSMLVALNGFLRYFCLQKCCVRLMKIQRQIFCREEKELTRQEYTQLVQASAGTQISYVLQTICGTGIRVSELQYITVEAVYNGKAVVNCKNKTRIIFIPLPLQRLLKEYIKKSGIQCGPVFLGKNKKPLDRSCIWRKMKELCRAADVAPGKVFPHNLRHLFARTFYKIEKDIVRLADLLGHSSINTTRIYTMETGDQHISRMERIQKMLIVT, from the coding sequence ATGCAGCAAATAACAAATCACGAATTATCTGTGTTTGAAAAATGGCTAAAACAAGAGGAAAAAAGTCAGGCTACTCTTGAAAAGTATATGCGTGATATCCGGCATTTTCTCGCATTTTTAGGAGATCGGAAGATAAGTAAAGAAGTAACGATTGCATACAAAGAATATCTGGCCAAAGAGTATGCTCCTGCCAGCGTGAATTCCATGCTGGTGGCGCTGAATGGCTTTCTTCGGTACTTCTGTCTGCAGAAATGCTGTGTCAGACTCATGAAAATCCAGCGGCAGATCTTTTGCCGGGAAGAAAAGGAACTGACCCGGCAGGAATATACGCAACTGGTACAGGCATCCGCTGGAACGCAGATATCTTATGTGCTCCAGACCATCTGTGGGACGGGAATACGTGTCTCAGAGCTGCAATACATCACGGTTGAAGCTGTTTACAATGGAAAAGCAGTGGTAAACTGCAAAAATAAGACGCGGATAATTTTTATTCCGCTGCCGCTGCAGAGACTGCTGAAAGAATATATAAAAAAATCCGGTATCCAATGCGGACCGGTATTTCTGGGGAAAAATAAAAAGCCCCTGGACAGGAGCTGTATATGGAGAAAGATGAAAGAGTTATGCAGAGCTGCGGATGTGGCACCCGGAAAAGTATTCCCGCATAACCTGAGACATCTTTTTGCGCGAACTTTCTATAAGATTGAAAAAGATATCGTTCGGCTGGCCGATCTGCTTGGGCACAGCAGCATTAATACGACGAGAATCTATACCATGGAAACAGGTGACCAGCATATCAGCCGTATGGAACGGATACAGAAAATGCTGATCGTCACATAA
- a CDS encoding bifunctional diguanylate cyclase/phosphodiesterase — translation MGVAKDSKEEMQIFAYHQILDKLDALIYITDIETDEILYMSPGMKAEFCVKHPEGQICWKIFQKEMYGRCPFCPIPELKKREGSNEVISWEECNEKTGQIYENYDCFLEWPDGRTVHMQQSVNITERKELSHTANMDELTGLLNRRAGKADLEEKLRSASRERVPVTVCLSDLNNLKVINDTYGHREGDYALVSVAHIVKEYLYPEDTVFRLSGDEFIIAFYGCSLENATRKIQIIQNAMERKAAEERLTYQLSFSYGLVEAQSCDECSVMELISQADEIMYEQKQQYHIEQARRRLACSPEEERQRIRDFDYDKEHLCDALMESTDDYIFVGNMKTGTFRYSPRMVEEFGLPGTVIPNAAAVWGERIHPGDQKEFLASNQEIADGRAESHCIQYRARNRNDEWIWLQCRGYMIRDNLGEPNLFAGMITNIREKNWKKERAMEELEKQVYLYRAAERGGVFTVRVDTGFTLVYGNDIFYQILEETKENVTRIAHNKMSFYVHPEDFSVPENAVSASLKAKDMRTEWQMRIVTGKRSVRYVLITGIFAERDGQLQLDGFVLDITRNRAREKQIEEVNRKLKYSLHHDPLTAIYNQEGFYQNVRQRLSESPDRRYMIARWNVEKFKAINELLGREEGDHILKFIAEYLEVHMGAEGICARMSGDNFAVFYEENTWDIDQGLLDIQKLIARKHPQYKFAIYAGVYRITDSSVPIDQMCDRAFLALQTVKGNYLQHVAYYDELLRVRMLGEQQLLNGMDRALAAGEFEIYIQPVIETCTGKCVGGEVLVRWNHPALGLLSPDRFISLFEKNGFIVRMDAYIWDRACRCLKEWREEGWNIVPLSVNMSRLNFYQPDIASVVMEIVDRYELDPEMLKLEITESAYTENPRELIQSVERFKAYGFEIMMDDFGSGYSSLNFLQEVPIDILKVDKSFVHHSMDSAMARHVLISVVSMVRDMDMQVVAEGVETEEQFTCLKDMQCDYMQGYYFSRPIPADSFKQRYLIKEN, via the coding sequence ATGGGCGTAGCAAAAGATTCCAAAGAGGAGATGCAGATATTTGCTTATCATCAGATTTTGGATAAGCTGGATGCTTTGATTTATATTACAGATATTGAAACAGATGAAATTTTGTATATGAGTCCCGGAATGAAGGCTGAATTCTGTGTGAAGCATCCGGAGGGGCAGATATGCTGGAAAATATTCCAAAAAGAGATGTACGGACGTTGTCCATTTTGTCCCATTCCCGAGTTGAAAAAGCGCGAGGGAAGCAATGAAGTGATTTCCTGGGAAGAGTGTAATGAAAAGACCGGCCAGATATATGAGAATTATGACTGTTTTCTGGAATGGCCGGATGGCAGAACGGTGCATATGCAGCAGTCCGTCAACATCACAGAGCGAAAGGAACTGTCGCATACTGCCAATATGGATGAGCTGACGGGACTGCTGAACAGACGCGCCGGCAAAGCGGATCTGGAAGAAAAGCTCCGCAGTGCCTCAAGGGAGAGAGTCCCTGTCACTGTCTGCCTTTCAGATCTGAATAATCTGAAGGTGATCAATGACACCTATGGGCATAGAGAAGGGGACTATGCTCTGGTCAGCGTGGCACACATTGTGAAAGAGTATTTGTATCCGGAAGATACCGTATTTCGTCTCAGCGGCGACGAATTCATTATCGCCTTTTACGGATGCAGTCTGGAAAACGCTACCAGAAAAATACAGATCATACAGAATGCGATGGAGCGAAAGGCGGCGGAAGAAAGACTGACTTATCAGCTTTCGTTCAGCTATGGGCTTGTAGAGGCACAGTCGTGCGATGAATGTTCCGTGATGGAACTGATCTCCCAGGCAGACGAAATTATGTATGAGCAGAAGCAGCAGTATCATATTGAGCAGGCGCGCAGGCGCCTGGCATGTTCACCGGAGGAAGAAAGACAGAGGATTCGTGATTTTGATTATGATAAAGAACATCTGTGCGATGCATTAATGGAAAGTACGGACGATTACATATTTGTCGGCAACATGAAGACGGGCACCTTTCGTTATTCTCCGCGCATGGTGGAAGAATTCGGTCTCCCCGGGACTGTCATCCCAAATGCCGCGGCAGTGTGGGGAGAAAGAATCCATCCCGGAGATCAGAAAGAGTTTCTGGCATCCAACCAGGAGATCGCGGACGGACGTGCAGAGTCACACTGTATACAGTACCGTGCACGAAATCGCAATGACGAGTGGATCTGGCTGCAGTGCCGCGGCTATATGATTCGTGATAATCTGGGGGAACCGAATTTATTCGCAGGCATGATTACGAATATCAGGGAGAAAAACTGGAAAAAAGAACGGGCAATGGAAGAACTGGAAAAACAGGTCTATCTTTACCGCGCCGCAGAGCGGGGAGGCGTCTTTACCGTTCGCGTGGATACCGGTTTTACACTCGTCTATGGGAACGATATTTTTTACCAGATCTTAGAAGAGACTAAAGAAAATGTAACCCGTATCGCACATAATAAAATGTCATTCTACGTACATCCGGAAGACTTCAGCGTACCGGAAAATGCGGTCAGCGCAAGTTTGAAGGCCAAAGACATGCGGACAGAATGGCAGATGAGGATTGTGACAGGCAAACGGAGTGTGAGATACGTTCTCATCACGGGGATCTTTGCGGAGCGGGACGGACAGTTACAGCTGGATGGATTCGTTCTTGATATTACCAGGAACAGGGCAAGAGAGAAACAGATTGAGGAGGTAAACCGAAAACTAAAATATTCCCTGCACCATGATCCGCTCACCGCGATTTATAATCAGGAAGGTTTTTACCAGAATGTCAGGCAGAGGTTATCGGAATCACCGGACAGAAGGTATATGATCGCAAGATGGAACGTGGAAAAATTCAAAGCGATCAATGAACTTCTGGGGAGAGAAGAAGGGGATCACATTCTGAAATTTATTGCGGAATACCTGGAAGTCCATATGGGAGCTGAGGGAATCTGTGCCAGAATGTCCGGCGACAACTTTGCCGTATTCTATGAGGAAAATACATGGGATATAGATCAGGGATTGCTGGATATCCAAAAGCTGATTGCGAGGAAACATCCTCAGTATAAATTTGCAATTTACGCGGGAGTCTACAGGATCACAGATTCATCGGTGCCAATTGATCAAATGTGTGACCGTGCCTTTCTTGCACTTCAGACGGTCAAAGGTAATTATCTGCAGCATGTCGCATATTATGATGAACTTCTGCGGGTACGGATGCTTGGGGAACAGCAGCTTCTGAATGGCATGGACAGGGCGCTTGCCGCAGGAGAGTTTGAAATATATATTCAGCCTGTGATCGAGACATGCACCGGGAAATGTGTTGGCGGTGAGGTGTTGGTGCGGTGGAATCATCCGGCTTTAGGTCTGTTATCACCGGACCGGTTTATTTCCCTGTTTGAGAAGAATGGATTTATTGTCAGAATGGATGCGTATATCTGGGACAGAGCCTGCCGCTGTTTAAAAGAATGGAGAGAGGAAGGCTGGAACATCGTACCCCTGAGTGTTAACATGTCGCGCCTAAATTTTTATCAGCCCGATATTGCATCTGTGGTTATGGAGATAGTCGACAGATATGAACTGGATCCCGAGATGCTGAAGCTTGAAATCACTGAAAGCGCCTACACTGAAAATCCAAGAGAACTGATCCAGAGCGTGGAAAGATTTAAAGCATACGGTTTTGAGATCATGATGGATGATTTTGGAAGCGGCTATTCATCCCTGAATTTTCTTCAGGAAGTACCGATTGATATCCTGAAGGTAGATAAAAGCTTTGTCCATCACTCTATGGATTCGGCGATGGCACGGCATGTATTGATCAGTGTCGTTAGCATGGTCAGAGATATGGATATGCAGGTAGTCGCAGAGGGCGTTGAGACAGAGGAGCAGTTCACCTGTTTAAAGGATATGCAGTGTGATTACATGCAGGGGTATTATTTCTCCAGGCCGATACCGGCTGATTCGTTTAAACAGAGATATCTGATAAAGGAGAACTAA
- the nudC gene encoding NAD(+) diphosphatase, with translation MIQDIEPHQFRNEYRPKPPERGSYILYYRKKQVLIKWEEGKIAFPKFSDLEADNDHLYENYTYLFSVDGDSYYLLHNIVFPSKENYSLENTEIFRTGEPRHLAFAGITGYQLYNWYGIRKYCGRCGTLMQHSDKERMVFCPECNNMEYPKICPAVIVGVTHGNRLLMSKYANRDFAKYALIAGFTEIGETVEDTVRREVMEEVGLRVGNVKYYKSQPWAFTDTILMGFFAELEGEETITLDREELAMAEWFEREDIPVKETNLSLTNEMIIHFKRNGNS, from the coding sequence ATGATACAGGATATCGAACCGCATCAGTTTAGAAATGAATATCGCCCCAAACCTCCGGAAAGGGGCAGTTATATTTTATATTATCGAAAAAAGCAGGTGCTGATCAAATGGGAGGAAGGTAAGATTGCATTTCCGAAGTTTTCGGATCTGGAAGCAGATAATGATCATCTCTACGAAAATTATACGTATCTGTTTTCCGTGGATGGAGACAGCTACTATCTGCTGCACAATATCGTGTTTCCGTCGAAAGAGAATTACTCCCTGGAAAACACGGAGATCTTCAGGACCGGGGAGCCGAGGCATCTCGCTTTTGCCGGAATCACAGGATACCAGTTGTATAACTGGTACGGTATTCGAAAATACTGCGGACGCTGCGGGACTCTGATGCAGCACAGTGACAAAGAACGGATGGTCTTTTGCCCGGAATGCAACAACATGGAATATCCAAAGATCTGCCCGGCTGTCATTGTCGGTGTGACGCACGGCAACAGACTGCTGATGTCTAAATACGCGAACCGCGATTTTGCAAAATACGCGCTGATTGCCGGGTTTACAGAGATTGGAGAGACGGTAGAGGATACTGTGCGCAGGGAGGTCATGGAAGAAGTCGGACTGAGAGTGGGTAATGTGAAGTATTATAAGAGTCAGCCGTGGGCTTTTACGGATACGATTCTGATGGGATTTTTTGCCGAGCTGGAGGGAGAAGAGACCATTACACTTGACCGCGAAGAACTTGCGATGGCGGAATGGTTTGAACGGGAGGATATTCCGGTGAAAGAGACCAATCTGAGCCTGACGAATGAGATGATTATTCATTTTAAAAGGAATGGTAATTCCTGA
- a CDS encoding GGDEF domain-containing protein, producing the protein MEEIRNAEAFCRWVWHTYLSECNYGALKNVIDNDISVIGTGEHEVSRTWEEFAAHMEKEALERSESLIVEDDWYETRDLGNRLFLAMGQGKCREDAKDRIICEFAFRFTMLVRQDSDGWRLLHVHQSVADSSQDSDEFFPRRLVEQSNQILQERIEEKTNELEAAHKQALYYARFDPLTKLMNRQFLEEKISSRMMELPYGTMIIMDIEAFKEINGVYGHAVGDRVLQEFSKSLRNVFCNDLMGRLGGNEFIVYASFGMEHQELLEQRWRQLKEEWEENQKNIRIDFPVPLSAGASFYPRFGDDFGSILNQAHKAHYYLKKYEKEGICYYGQDGFVKIL; encoded by the coding sequence TTGGAAGAAATCAGAAATGCAGAGGCATTTTGCCGATGGGTCTGGCACACATATTTAAGTGAATGTAATTATGGTGCGTTAAAAAACGTGATTGACAACGACATTTCTGTAATTGGGACGGGCGAACATGAAGTCAGCAGAACATGGGAAGAGTTTGCAGCGCATATGGAGAAAGAGGCACTTGAACGCAGTGAGTCCCTGATCGTGGAGGATGACTGGTATGAGACCAGGGACCTGGGGAACCGGCTTTTTCTCGCGATGGGGCAGGGCAAATGCAGGGAAGATGCAAAGGACCGTATTATCTGTGAGTTTGCATTTCGTTTTACCATGCTCGTCAGACAGGACTCCGACGGATGGAGACTGCTTCATGTGCACCAGTCAGTAGCAGACAGCTCTCAGGACAGTGATGAATTTTTTCCGCGCCGTCTGGTGGAGCAGAGCAATCAGATACTGCAGGAACGCATAGAAGAAAAGACGAACGAGCTGGAAGCAGCACACAAGCAGGCGCTTTACTACGCAAGGTTTGATCCCCTTACGAAGTTGATGAACCGCCAGTTTCTTGAGGAGAAGATTTCTTCCAGGATGATGGAACTTCCATATGGAACGATGATTATCATGGATATCGAAGCGTTCAAAGAAATCAACGGGGTTTATGGACATGCTGTGGGCGACCGCGTGCTTCAGGAGTTTTCAAAATCCCTGAGGAATGTATTCTGTAATGATCTGATGGGCAGGCTCGGGGGCAATGAATTTATTGTTTATGCAAGCTTTGGCATGGAGCACCAGGAATTGCTGGAGCAGCGCTGGCGTCAGCTGAAGGAAGAATGGGAAGAAAATCAGAAGAATATCCGGATTGACTTTCCTGTCCCGCTGTCGGCAGGTGCATCTTTTTATCCGCGATTTGGTGATGACTTTGGCAGCATTTTGAATCAGGCGCATAAAGCACACTATTATTTGAAAAAGTATGAGAAAGAAGGAATCTGTTACTATGGACAGGATGGATTTGTAAAAATCCTCTGA
- a CDS encoding VanZ family protein yields the protein MLENVLTYLLPGIAVWAVYLAVFEVYLRTSHQTVTLQYRAATLFLAAAMTAVFSMTVSPVFGFTLGLGRGQINLIPGQVLRDIGSNPLNFFGNILMFIPLGFLLPVLSRRFQKVGNAVLVCAGTSLTIEILQLFLTRGTDIDDLILNTLGGLIGFLAAMMLLAGVRKLYGATGIRDRKTGKIRSRDGKPVLILVILMLIGVMGTGLWHCRQFAEGMPQSQETSDWFGDISIEARNACLIDARKGTILYGKEENQQIAPASTAKILTVLTASRFCGADEEVTVGEEINRIESDASRAWLVIGQRLSVKQLMEGMLLPSGNDAAYVLAVHAGRKIKDQENLPIDQALDVFMDKMNETARLAGAKNSRFLRPDGYDADGQYTTAYDLACCARVFMDTEYGDGYLSDIVRQPSIRTCFADGTDVTWQNTNQLLSPDSAYYDKSVVGLKTGSSDAAGKCLVSAAYRNERLYITVVMGDSDEGRYRDTLDLLNQIGE from the coding sequence ATGTTAGAAAATGTATTGACGTATCTGCTGCCGGGAATCGCGGTCTGGGCAGTATATCTTGCAGTATTTGAAGTGTATCTGAGAACGTCGCATCAGACGGTGACATTGCAGTATCGGGCAGCCACACTGTTTTTGGCAGCGGCGATGACAGCGGTCTTTTCCATGACAGTTTCTCCGGTATTTGGATTTACGCTGGGACTGGGACGGGGACAGATTAATCTGATACCGGGACAGGTACTCCGTGACATTGGAAGCAATCCACTGAACTTTTTTGGGAACATTCTGATGTTTATTCCGCTTGGGTTTCTGCTCCCGGTGTTGTCCAGGAGATTTCAAAAGGTGGGAAATGCGGTGCTGGTCTGTGCCGGTACTTCGCTGACGATTGAAATTCTGCAGCTGTTTCTGACACGGGGAACCGATATCGATGACCTGATTTTAAACACATTGGGCGGACTCATCGGATTTCTGGCTGCCATGATGCTTCTGGCCGGTGTCAGGAAACTGTACGGAGCTACAGGAATCCGGGACCGGAAGACCGGAAAGATCAGGAGCAGAGATGGAAAGCCGGTATTGATTCTTGTGATACTCATGCTGATCGGGGTTATGGGTACTGGACTGTGGCATTGCAGACAGTTTGCTGAGGGTATGCCGCAGTCACAGGAAACGAGTGACTGGTTCGGCGATATCAGCATAGAGGCAAGAAATGCATGCCTTATTGATGCCCGGAAAGGAACTATCCTGTACGGGAAAGAAGAAAATCAGCAGATTGCGCCTGCCAGTACTGCCAAAATCCTTACAGTGCTGACAGCGTCACGTTTCTGCGGTGCTGATGAGGAAGTGACGGTGGGTGAAGAGATCAACAGGATTGAAAGCGATGCCTCGCGTGCCTGGCTCGTCATTGGGCAGCGGCTGAGCGTAAAGCAGCTGATGGAAGGAATGCTGCTTCCATCTGGGAATGATGCTGCATACGTCCTGGCAGTGCATGCGGGAAGGAAGATCAAGGATCAGGAGAATCTGCCGATTGACCAGGCGCTGGACGTTTTTATGGATAAAATGAATGAGACGGCACGCCTTGCAGGCGCAAAGAATTCCAGATTCTTAAGGCCGGATGGTTACGATGCAGACGGTCAGTATACGACAGCGTATGATCTGGCATGCTGTGCACGCGTGTTTATGGACACAGAATACGGGGACGGGTATCTGTCAGATATCGTCAGGCAACCTTCGATCCGAACCTGTTTTGCAGATGGAACGGACGTGACGTGGCAGAATACAAACCAGCTTCTTAGCCCGGATAGCGCTTATTATGATAAATCAGTCGTCGGCCTTAAAACCGGGAGTTCAGATGCGGCCGGGAAATGTCTGGTTTCGGCGGCCTATCGGAATGAGCGGCTTTATATCACCGTTGTCATGGGAGATTCCGACGAGGGGCGCTATCGGGATACGCTGGACTTACTGAATCAGATCGGAGAATAA